Proteins encoded by one window of Sinorhizobium arboris LMG 14919:
- a CDS encoding 3-hydroxyacyl-CoA dehydrogenase: protein MTLSIVHRGGIADVTAGNPLRHVFLTERAARHPPELAGIEPRPIRSAAVVGGGTMGVGIAAALRSACLPLVLIERDHAAVEGALARLRALFDGAVKRGRISAGLAAERMAGVTGSTDWAALAEADLIIEAVFEDLDVKRGVFQSVAAVCREDAILATNTSYLDPERIAEGIGGPERFLGLHFFSPAQVMKLVEIVPTHATAPEVLATGFALARMLNKIPVRAGISDGFIGNRLLRVTRMQAERLLLSGATPAGVDAAMRAFGLPMGPFEAQDLGGLDIAASQRRTARARGETPFAPVADRLAAIERFGQKSGGGWYDYAPGDRTPRPSATVARIIAEEAQGWPGRDWNDASMVECILWPMVNEAARTIEDRTALRAADIDLVEIHGYGFPRWRGGPMYYAEARGLDGVVAALSAMAEEGFAEPPCGRLFQAAARGRFS, encoded by the coding sequence GTGACGCTCAGCATCGTGCATAGAGGCGGGATCGCCGACGTCACCGCCGGCAATCCTTTGCGCCATGTTTTCCTTACCGAGCGGGCGGCCCGCCACCCGCCCGAGCTTGCCGGCATAGAGCCGCGCCCGATTCGTTCGGCGGCGGTGGTCGGCGGCGGCACGATGGGGGTCGGCATCGCCGCCGCCCTGCGCAGCGCCTGTCTTCCGCTCGTCCTGATCGAACGGGACCATGCGGCGGTGGAGGGGGCGCTTGCCAGGCTTCGCGCACTTTTCGACGGTGCGGTGAAGCGGGGCCGCATCTCCGCCGGGCTGGCGGCCGAGCGTATGGCAGGCGTTACGGGCTCGACGGATTGGGCAGCGTTGGCCGAGGCGGATCTCATCATCGAGGCCGTCTTCGAGGATCTGGATGTGAAGCGCGGCGTCTTTCAAAGCGTCGCTGCGGTCTGCCGCGAAGATGCCATTCTCGCGACGAACACGTCCTATCTCGATCCCGAGCGGATCGCCGAGGGCATCGGGGGGCCGGAGCGATTTCTCGGCCTGCATTTCTTCAGCCCGGCACAGGTAATGAAGCTTGTCGAGATCGTCCCGACGCACGCGACGGCGCCCGAGGTGCTGGCGACCGGTTTCGCGTTGGCCCGGATGCTGAACAAGATCCCTGTGCGCGCCGGTATTTCGGACGGTTTCATTGGCAACCGCCTTCTCAGGGTCACCCGGATGCAAGCCGAGCGGCTGCTGCTCAGCGGGGCGACACCGGCGGGAGTCGATGCCGCCATGCGCGCCTTCGGGCTGCCGATGGGGCCATTCGAGGCACAAGACCTCGGCGGGCTGGACATCGCCGCCTCCCAGCGCCGTACCGCCCGCGCCCGCGGCGAGACGCCTTTTGCGCCGGTCGCCGATCGCCTCGCGGCCATCGAGCGCTTCGGCCAGAAGAGCGGCGGCGGCTGGTACGACTACGCGCCCGGCGACCGCACACCGCGGCCTTCCGCGACAGTCGCCCGCATCATTGCGGAGGAAGCGCAGGGCTGGCCTGGTCGCGATTGGAACGACGCATCCATGGTAGAGTGCATCCTCTGGCCGATGGTCAACGAGGCTGCACGGACTATCGAGGACAGGACGGCTCTGCGGGCCGCCGATATCGATCTCGTGGAAATCCACGGCTACGGCTTTCCGCGCTGGCGGGGCGGGCCGATGTACTATGCGGAAGCGCGCGGCCTCGACGGGGTCGTCGCTGCGCTGAGCGCAATGGCGGAGGAGGGGTTCGCCGAGCCGCCTTGCGGCAGGCTTTTCCAGGCTGCCGCGCGCGGCCGTTTTTCCTGA
- a CDS encoding carbohydrate ABC transporter permease encodes MTTSALTATTRRRCPKRQTGWRGLIYIAPAMALVTLFFVLPVLFTLWMSLHKWPLLGEPAWIGLRNYTRMLTDARFFNALGFTAHYTLIVTMAIFAVAFPLAIFVEKQRPLVSLYRTIVFLPVVVGLASASLLWVWLANVDSGLFAPLFDTVGLTSGRVNLLAKFDTAFLTIVVMVVWKIAGFTMIILLTGLQAIPAELTEAARIDGAGRWQRFRHLTLPLMRRTMALALILSVTGSILAFDQFYIMTSGGPQNKMISVVYYIFNQSFVSFNLGYGAALSIALLLILVTLSVVQLWLLKVGDERP; translated from the coding sequence ATGACGACGTCAGCACTCACAGCCACCACCCGCCGACGCTGCCCGAAGCGGCAAACCGGATGGCGCGGGCTCATCTATATCGCGCCCGCCATGGCCCTCGTCACGCTCTTCTTCGTGCTGCCGGTGCTGTTCACGCTGTGGATGAGCCTCCACAAATGGCCGCTGCTCGGCGAGCCGGCCTGGATCGGCCTGCGTAACTATACGCGGATGCTCACCGATGCGCGGTTCTTCAACGCTCTCGGTTTTACCGCCCACTATACCCTGATCGTTACGATGGCGATTTTCGCGGTCGCCTTTCCGCTGGCGATTTTCGTGGAGAAGCAGAGGCCGTTGGTCTCGCTCTACCGGACCATCGTCTTTCTGCCTGTCGTGGTGGGGCTCGCGTCCGCCTCGCTGCTCTGGGTCTGGCTCGCCAATGTCGACAGCGGGCTCTTCGCGCCGCTCTTCGACACGGTGGGCCTGACCTCCGGGCGGGTCAACCTGCTCGCGAAGTTCGATACCGCCTTCCTGACGATCGTCGTCATGGTGGTATGGAAGATCGCAGGCTTCACCATGATCATCCTGCTGACGGGGCTGCAGGCCATCCCGGCCGAACTGACCGAGGCCGCCCGCATCGACGGCGCCGGTCGCTGGCAACGCTTCCGCCACCTGACGCTGCCCCTCATGCGCCGGACCATGGCGCTGGCGCTCATCCTTTCGGTCACCGGCTCGATCCTCGCCTTCGACCAGTTCTACATCATGACCAGCGGCGGACCGCAGAACAAGATGATCTCCGTCGTCTACTATATCTTCAACCAGTCCTTCGTGTCCTTCAATCTCGGCTATGGCGCGGCACTGTCGATCGCACTGCTCCTGATCCTGGTGACGCTCAGCGTCGTCCAGCTCTGGCTGCTCAAGGTGGGGGATGAACGCCCATGA
- a CDS encoding ABC transporter ATP-binding protein, whose product MANGISNKSVVLSDIRKSYGGLEVIHGIDLTIEEGDFVVFVGPSGCGKSTLLRMIAGLEEVTEGEIAINGRDVTDLDPSERGIAMVFQSYALYPHMSVSENLGFGLKMARTDPAEIERRVAQVSAILKIDHLLDRRPGQLSGGQRQRVAIGRAIVRKPEVFLFDEPLSNLDAELRVSMRIEIARLHRELGNTMIYVTHDQTEAMTLADQIVVLRDGRIEQAGSPRDVYEDPANMFVAGFIGSPRMNFLDAEWQGDGNVRIGSATMRVQIDGGGLARGERLRLGIRPEHITVAEPGPERLTAQVEFSEYLGGTRYLYCQFEDGQSLVVEQRDGPDWQAGERLSFAVPEDRRRFFAEDGRRLR is encoded by the coding sequence ATGGCGAACGGCATCAGCAACAAGAGCGTCGTGCTCAGCGACATCCGCAAGAGCTATGGCGGCCTGGAGGTCATTCACGGCATCGACCTAACGATCGAGGAAGGCGATTTCGTCGTCTTCGTCGGCCCGTCCGGCTGCGGGAAATCGACCCTGCTGCGGATGATCGCGGGGCTCGAAGAGGTGACCGAGGGGGAGATCGCCATCAATGGCAGGGACGTGACCGACCTCGACCCCTCCGAGCGCGGCATCGCCATGGTATTCCAGTCCTATGCGCTCTACCCGCATATGAGCGTCAGCGAAAATCTCGGCTTCGGGCTCAAAATGGCGCGAACGGACCCGGCCGAAATCGAGCGCCGCGTCGCGCAGGTCTCGGCCATCCTCAAGATCGACCATCTGCTCGACCGGAGGCCCGGCCAGCTTTCGGGCGGCCAGCGCCAGCGCGTGGCGATCGGCCGGGCGATCGTGCGCAAGCCCGAGGTCTTCCTCTTCGACGAGCCGCTTTCCAACCTCGATGCGGAACTGCGCGTCTCCATGCGTATCGAGATCGCCCGCCTGCACCGCGAACTCGGCAACACGATGATTTACGTGACCCACGACCAGACGGAAGCGATGACGCTTGCCGACCAGATCGTCGTGCTCCGGGACGGCCGGATCGAGCAGGCCGGCAGCCCCCGCGACGTTTACGAGGACCCGGCCAACATGTTCGTGGCGGGCTTCATCGGTTCGCCGCGGATGAACTTCCTCGATGCGGAATGGCAGGGGGACGGTAACGTCCGGATCGGCAGTGCGACGATGAGGGTTCAGATCGACGGCGGCGGCCTCGCACGGGGCGAGCGCCTGCGGCTGGGCATAAGGCCGGAGCATATCACGGTGGCCGAACCGGGTCCGGAGCGGCTCACCGCGCAGGTCGAATTCTCGGAATATCTCGGCGGAACGCGCTACCTCTACTGCCAGTTCGAGGACGGGCAGAGCCTCGTCGTCGAGCAGCGCGATGGGCCGGACTGGCAAGCGGGTGAAAGGCTTTCCTTCGCCGTGCCCGAGGACCGAAGGCGGTTCTTCGCCGAAGACGGGCGGCGTTTGCGGTAG
- a CDS encoding saccharopine dehydrogenase family protein — MKKNVLIIGAGGVAQVVAHKCAQNSDVLGDIHIASRTLEKCRKIVESVREKKSLKTEVKLEAHALDALDIEATKALIVSTGSQIVINVGSAFVNMSVLRACMDTGVAYMDTAIHEEPNKICETPPWYGNYEWKRAAECKEKGITAILGVGFDPGVVNAYARLAKDEYFDKITDVDIVDINAGNHGKYFATNFDPEINFREFTGVVYSWQKGAWQTNRMFEVGKEFDLPVVGKRKAYMTGHDEVHSLSKNMDGADVRFWMGFGDHYINVFTVLKNLGLLSEQPVKTAEGLEVVPLKVVKAVLPDPASLAPGYEGKTCIGDFVKGLKDGREREVFIYNVADHRQAYEEVGSQGISYTAGVPPVAAAMLIASGEWDVKQMANVEELPPRPFLDILNRIGLPTRIKDEEGDRPLSFS, encoded by the coding sequence ATGAAAAAGAACGTTCTCATCATCGGCGCCGGTGGCGTGGCACAGGTCGTGGCGCACAAATGCGCCCAGAACAGCGATGTATTGGGAGACATTCATATTGCGTCGCGCACCCTCGAGAAGTGCCGCAAGATCGTCGAGTCCGTGCGTGAAAAGAAGAGCCTCAAGACCGAGGTGAAGCTCGAGGCGCATGCCCTCGACGCCCTCGACATCGAGGCGACGAAGGCTCTCATCGTGAGCACCGGCTCTCAGATCGTGATCAATGTCGGCTCCGCCTTCGTCAACATGTCGGTGCTTCGCGCCTGCATGGACACGGGCGTGGCCTATATGGACACGGCGATCCACGAGGAGCCGAACAAGATCTGCGAAACGCCGCCGTGGTACGGGAACTACGAGTGGAAGCGGGCCGCAGAGTGCAAGGAGAAGGGCATTACCGCCATTCTGGGAGTCGGCTTCGACCCGGGCGTGGTCAACGCCTATGCACGCCTCGCAAAGGACGAATATTTCGACAAGATCACGGATGTCGACATCGTCGACATCAATGCCGGCAACCACGGCAAGTATTTCGCCACCAATTTCGATCCGGAGATCAACTTCCGCGAATTTACCGGCGTCGTCTATTCCTGGCAGAAGGGTGCCTGGCAGACGAACCGGATGTTCGAAGTGGGCAAGGAGTTCGACCTGCCCGTCGTCGGCAAGCGCAAAGCCTATATGACCGGCCATGACGAGGTTCACTCGCTGTCGAAGAACATGGACGGGGCCGATGTGCGCTTCTGGATGGGCTTCGGCGACCATTACATCAACGTCTTCACGGTTCTGAAGAATCTGGGCCTCCTGTCCGAGCAGCCGGTCAAGACGGCCGAGGGCCTCGAAGTGGTGCCCCTGAAGGTGGTCAAGGCAGTCCTGCCCGACCCGGCTTCACTCGCGCCCGGCTACGAGGGAAAGACCTGCATCGGCGATTTCGTCAAGGGCCTCAAGGACGGCAGGGAGCGCGAGGTGTTCATCTACAACGTCGCCGACCACAGGCAGGCCTATGAAGAAGTGGGCTCGCAGGGGATTTCCTACACGGCGGGCGTTCCACCGGTGGCGGCCGCGATGCTGATCGCCAGCGGCGAGTGGGACGTGAAGCAGATGGCGAACGTGGAAGAACTGCCGCCACGACCTTTCCTCGACATCCTGAACCGCATCGGTCTGCCGACGCGCATCAAGGATGAAGAGGGCGACCGGCCGCTCAGCTTTTCGTAG
- a CDS encoding LacI family DNA-binding transcriptional regulator produces the protein MARVAGVSVSTVSKALNDNGRMAAETRERIKSLAAEIGFRPNALARGLLSNRSFTVGLLTNDTYGRFTLPVMAGISEALVDHGVSVFLCAIEDDPALGKIHVDAMLDKQVDGIIATGKRVDRSLPVDLAGLPVPVVYAFTKGEPGSVTLTSDDGHGARLAAEWLKKTGSKRLSHITGPREFVSAVERAEAFREVAGAGAPILHGVWSEAWGHEAIDRIWNEGGERPDGIFCGNDQIARGVVDALRERGVRVPEDVSVIGFDNWEIMAAQTRPPLTTIDMNLKELGREAGLMVLALAEGRTIEPGLRKLPCRLVVRDSCGGRGRQTD, from the coding sequence CTGGCAAGGGTTGCCGGCGTGAGCGTTTCCACCGTGTCGAAGGCGCTCAACGACAATGGCCGAATGGCCGCCGAAACGCGCGAGCGGATCAAGAGCCTGGCGGCGGAAATAGGCTTTCGCCCGAATGCGCTGGCGCGCGGCCTGCTCAGCAACCGGAGCTTCACGGTCGGCCTTCTGACGAACGATACCTATGGCCGGTTCACGCTGCCGGTCATGGCCGGGATTTCCGAGGCGTTGGTTGATCATGGGGTATCGGTCTTCCTCTGCGCCATCGAGGACGACCCGGCGCTTGGGAAAATCCATGTCGACGCCATGCTGGACAAGCAGGTGGACGGCATCATCGCGACAGGCAAGCGGGTCGACAGGTCTCTCCCGGTCGATCTCGCTGGCCTGCCGGTGCCGGTCGTCTATGCTTTCACCAAGGGCGAGCCCGGCAGCGTGACGCTGACCTCCGACGACGGTCACGGCGCGCGGCTGGCGGCGGAATGGCTGAAAAAGACGGGCAGCAAGCGGCTGTCGCACATTACCGGCCCACGGGAATTCGTTTCCGCCGTCGAGCGCGCCGAGGCGTTTCGGGAGGTGGCGGGCGCTGGGGCGCCGATTCTGCACGGCGTCTGGTCAGAGGCGTGGGGGCACGAGGCGATCGACCGAATCTGGAATGAGGGCGGAGAGAGGCCGGACGGCATCTTCTGCGGCAACGACCAGATTGCCCGCGGTGTTGTCGATGCGCTGCGTGAGCGGGGTGTCAGAGTGCCGGAGGACGTTTCCGTCATCGGTTTCGACAACTGGGAGATCATGGCGGCGCAGACCCGGCCGCCGCTGACGACGATCGACATGAACCTGAAGGAGCTCGGGCGGGAGGCCGGGCTGATGGTGCTCGCGCTTGCGGAGGGGCGGACGATCGAACCCGGCCTGCGCAAACTGCCCTGCAGGCTTGTCGTACGGGACTCCTGCGGAGGCAGGGGCCGACAGACTGATTGA
- the nspC gene encoding carboxynorspermidine decarboxylase codes for MIDTPYYLIDKSKLTRNMEKIAHVRERSGAKALLALKCFATWSVFELMRDYMDGTTSSSLFEVRLGRERFGKETHAYSVAYGDNEIDEVVSHADKIIFNSISQLERYADKAAGIARGLRLNPQVSSSSFDLADPARPFSRLGEWDVAKVEAVMDRINGFMIHNNCENKDFGLFDRMLAQIEERFGSLIARVDWVSLGGGIHFTGDDYPVEAFSARLRAFSDRYGVQVYLEPGEASITKSTTLEVTVLDTLYNGKNLAIVDSSIEAHMLDLLIYRETAKVLPNEGPHSYMICGKSCLAGDVFGEFRFADELKVGDRISFQDAAGYTMVKKNWFNGVKMPAIAIKELDGSVRTVREFTYADYEQSLS; via the coding sequence TTGATCGATACGCCCTATTATCTCATCGACAAGTCCAAGCTCACCCGCAACATGGAGAAGATCGCCCATGTGCGCGAGAGGTCCGGCGCCAAGGCTCTGCTGGCTCTCAAGTGCTTTGCCACCTGGTCGGTGTTCGAACTCATGCGCGACTATATGGACGGAACCACGTCTTCCTCGCTCTTCGAGGTCAGGCTCGGCCGGGAGAGGTTCGGCAAGGAGACCCATGCCTATAGCGTCGCCTATGGCGACAACGAGATCGACGAGGTGGTCTCGCATGCGGACAAGATCATCTTCAATTCGATATCGCAGCTGGAGCGCTATGCCGACAAAGCGGCGGGCATCGCGCGCGGATTGCGCCTCAACCCCCAGGTGAGTTCGTCAAGCTTCGACCTCGCCGATCCGGCGCGCCCCTTCAGCCGACTTGGCGAATGGGACGTGGCGAAGGTCGAGGCCGTTATGGACCGGATCAACGGCTTCATGATCCATAACAATTGCGAGAACAAGGATTTCGGCCTCTTCGACCGAATGCTCGCACAGATCGAGGAAAGGTTCGGCTCGCTCATCGCCCGCGTCGACTGGGTAAGCCTCGGGGGCGGCATTCACTTCACCGGAGACGACTATCCGGTCGAGGCCTTCTCGGCGCGCCTCAGGGCGTTTTCCGACCGCTATGGTGTTCAGGTCTATCTGGAGCCGGGAGAGGCTTCCATCACGAAGAGCACGACGCTCGAAGTGACGGTGCTCGACACACTCTACAACGGCAAGAATCTTGCCATCGTCGACAGTTCGATCGAGGCGCATATGCTGGATCTGTTGATCTATCGCGAGACCGCCAAGGTCTTGCCGAACGAGGGACCGCATAGCTACATGATCTGCGGCAAATCCTGCCTCGCCGGCGATGTCTTCGGCGAGTTTCGCTTCGCAGACGAGCTGAAGGTCGGCGACCGCATCTCGTTTCAGGACGCTGCCGGCTACACGATGGTCAAGAAGAACTGGTTCAACGGCGTGAAGATGCCGGCGATCGCCATCAAGGAACTTGACGGAAGCGTCAGGACCGTCCGCGAATTCACCTACGCGGACTACGAGCAGAGCCTCTCCTGA
- a CDS encoding carbohydrate ABC transporter permease, protein MRTRREIRVRKALRDRIVYHGIGIGTAFFFLAPFAVSFLASFRPNSESGRPPLPPWPISGLSFDAYRALDSFGAGIWQHMFNSLLVSIGTVVLTVAVSVFAGYGFSRYRFPFKNALFVLVIATLMIPFQSILTPLFIILARLGLNNSLVGLMLVYVTLQLPFSVFMMRNAFDAVPKEIEEAARIDGARDLKLLVRVLLPLVMPGIATVSIFAFLNAWNEFFAALVLLSSNDNYTLPVLMTAVRAGRLGAINWGAVQAGVAVMVVPCLFVFLLLQRYYMRGLMAGAVK, encoded by the coding sequence ATGAGGACGCGCCGCGAAATCCGCGTCCGCAAGGCGCTCCGGGACAGGATCGTCTATCACGGCATCGGTATCGGCACGGCCTTCTTCTTCCTGGCGCCCTTTGCCGTTTCCTTTCTTGCCTCCTTCCGGCCGAACAGCGAATCCGGGAGACCGCCGCTGCCGCCATGGCCGATCTCGGGGCTGAGTTTCGACGCCTATCGGGCGCTCGACAGTTTCGGTGCCGGCATCTGGCAGCACATGTTCAATTCGCTCCTCGTGTCGATCGGAACGGTCGTCCTGACCGTCGCGGTCAGCGTGTTCGCCGGCTACGGCTTCTCCCGGTACCGCTTTCCGTTCAAGAACGCTCTCTTCGTGCTGGTCATCGCGACGCTGATGATCCCGTTCCAGTCGATCCTGACGCCGCTTTTCATCATTCTGGCGCGGCTCGGGCTCAACAATTCGCTCGTCGGGCTGATGCTCGTCTATGTGACGCTGCAGCTTCCCTTCTCCGTCTTCATGATGCGCAACGCCTTCGATGCCGTTCCCAAGGAGATCGAGGAGGCGGCCCGCATCGACGGCGCCCGCGACCTGAAACTTCTCGTGCGGGTGCTGCTGCCGCTGGTCATGCCCGGGATTGCCACCGTATCGATCTTCGCCTTCCTCAATGCCTGGAACGAATTCTTCGCCGCGCTCGTCCTCCTGTCCAGCAACGACAATTACACGCTGCCGGTGCTGATGACTGCCGTGCGCGCCGGCCGCCTCGGCGCGATCAACTGGGGCGCGGTGCAGGCCGGCGTCGCGGTGATGGTCGTGCCCTGTCTCTTCGTCTTCCTTCTTCTGCAACGCTATTACATGCGCGGGCTGATGGCCGGCGCGGTGAAATGA
- a CDS encoding ABC transporter substrate-binding protein → MFAKLMAATALISASMISVASAETISMWVRSGIGDSFKEVVKAYNAGHENKVELTEVPFAELVQKYATAIAGGQAPDALSLDLIYTPAFAAAGQLEDLTDWAKALPYFNSLSPSHVKLGTYEEKIYGLPLTVETSIFAWNKDLYRKAGLDPEKAPQTWEEITANAEKIRALGGDTYGFYFSGGGCGGCMIFTFTPLTWGAGADILSADGKTATLDTPQMRKAVDIYRNMVEKDLVPAGAASDNGVNFLSFTNGKIGQQSLGAFAIGTLVTQHSEIDFGVTLIPGVDGKPSSFAGGDNFVVTKGTPKLEEVKEFLEYTYSPEGQKIMAKFGSLPTRGDIANEVLEGLDPRLKVGMEAIAVAQTPYTLQFNDLINSANGPWATFTNAAIYGDDVDGAFSTAQDEMQSIIDAGQ, encoded by the coding sequence ATGTTCGCGAAGTTGATGGCTGCAACGGCCCTTATATCGGCCAGCATGATTTCGGTCGCGTCGGCCGAAACGATCAGCATGTGGGTCCGCTCGGGAATCGGGGACTCTTTCAAGGAAGTCGTCAAGGCCTACAATGCAGGTCACGAGAACAAGGTGGAGCTCACGGAGGTGCCCTTTGCCGAACTCGTGCAGAAATATGCCACTGCGATCGCCGGCGGTCAGGCGCCCGACGCGCTTTCGCTCGACCTGATCTACACGCCGGCTTTCGCCGCCGCCGGCCAGCTGGAGGATCTCACCGACTGGGCGAAGGCGCTGCCCTACTTCAATTCGCTCTCGCCTTCGCATGTGAAGCTCGGCACCTATGAGGAAAAGATCTACGGCCTGCCGCTCACGGTCGAGACCTCGATCTTCGCCTGGAACAAGGACCTCTACAGGAAGGCCGGCCTCGATCCCGAAAAGGCGCCGCAGACCTGGGAGGAAATCACCGCCAATGCCGAGAAAATCCGCGCGCTCGGCGGCGACACCTACGGCTTCTATTTCTCCGGCGGCGGCTGCGGCGGCTGCATGATCTTCACCTTCACGCCGTTGACCTGGGGCGCGGGCGCCGACATCCTTTCGGCCGACGGCAAGACCGCGACGCTCGATACGCCGCAAATGCGCAAGGCGGTCGATATCTACCGCAACATGGTCGAGAAGGACCTCGTTCCGGCGGGTGCCGCGAGCGACAACGGCGTGAATTTCCTGAGCTTCACCAATGGCAAGATCGGCCAGCAGAGCCTCGGCGCCTTCGCCATAGGCACGCTGGTGACGCAGCATTCCGAGATCGATTTCGGTGTGACGCTGATACCCGGCGTCGACGGCAAGCCGTCCTCCTTTGCCGGCGGCGATAACTTCGTCGTCACCAAAGGCACGCCGAAGCTCGAAGAGGTCAAGGAATTTCTCGAATATACCTATTCGCCGGAAGGCCAGAAGATCATGGCGAAATTCGGCAGCCTGCCGACCCGCGGCGACATCGCCAATGAGGTGCTCGAAGGCCTCGACCCGCGCCTGAAGGTCGGCATGGAGGCGATCGCCGTCGCCCAGACGCCTTATACGCTGCAGTTCAACGATCTGATCAACAGCGCCAACGGGCCGTGGGCGACCTTCACCAATGCCGCGATCTACGGCGACGACGTCGACGGGGCGTTCTCGACCGCACAAGACGAGATGCAGTCGATCATCGACGCGGGGCAGTGA
- a CDS encoding glycoside hydrolase family 127 protein has translation MTKTVKDRQFRPVAVPDVELGGFWGKWQDAVCQSTAETLLDRCVEAGMIKAIDVSHPSPGIVIPIQPWGGTTQMFWDSDLGKSIETIAYSLYRRPNPQLEARADRIIDMYEKLQDENGYLNAWFQRVQPDRRWTNLRDHHELYCAGHLIEAAVAYYQATGKRKLLDIMCRFADYMISVFGRGEGQIPGYCGHEEIELALVKLARVTGEKKYLDLSKFFIDERGTEPHFFTEEARRDGRDPESFIQKTYEYGQAHQPVREQKKVVGHAVRAMYLYSGMADIATEYRDDSLTAALETLWDDLTTKQMYITGGIGPAASNEGFTGYYDLPNDTAYAETCASVGLVFWASRMLGRGPNRRYADIMEQALYNGALPGLSIDGKTFFYDNPLESTGRHHRWKWHHCPCCPPNIARLVTSIGSYMYAVAEDEIAVHLYGESTVRLKLASGAEVELRQETNYPWEGTIAFTTKLDRPAKFALSLRIPEWAAAATLSVNGTMLDLSPHLTGGYARIEREWSDGDRVALYLPLALRPQYANPKVRQDAGRVALMRGPLVYCVETTDNGEDLNAIVLPRELPSAETVVLDDLNGAVAIDISVEREETENWGKALYREAPAGRRPHRARFVPYHLWDNRAPGEMLVWVRSDK, from the coding sequence ATGACAAAGACCGTGAAAGACCGCCAGTTCCGTCCCGTTGCCGTTCCCGACGTCGAGCTCGGCGGCTTCTGGGGCAAATGGCAGGATGCCGTCTGCCAATCCACCGCCGAAACCCTGCTCGACCGCTGCGTCGAGGCGGGCATGATCAAGGCGATCGACGTCAGTCATCCGAGCCCCGGCATCGTCATCCCCATCCAACCCTGGGGCGGTACCACCCAGATGTTCTGGGACTCCGACCTCGGCAAGTCGATCGAGACGATCGCCTATTCGCTCTATCGCCGCCCGAACCCGCAACTCGAGGCGCGCGCCGACCGGATCATCGACATGTATGAGAAACTGCAGGACGAGAACGGATATCTCAATGCCTGGTTCCAGCGCGTGCAGCCCGACAGGCGCTGGACCAATCTGCGCGACCACCACGAGCTCTATTGCGCCGGCCATCTGATCGAGGCCGCCGTCGCCTATTACCAGGCGACCGGCAAACGCAAACTTCTCGACATCATGTGCCGCTTTGCGGACTACATGATCTCGGTCTTCGGGCGCGGCGAAGGGCAGATCCCTGGTTATTGCGGCCACGAGGAGATCGAGCTCGCGCTCGTCAAGCTTGCGCGCGTGACGGGCGAGAAGAAATATCTGGACCTTTCGAAGTTCTTCATCGATGAGCGCGGCACCGAGCCGCATTTCTTCACCGAGGAAGCCAGACGCGACGGCCGCGACCCGGAAAGCTTCATCCAGAAGACCTACGAATACGGCCAGGCGCACCAGCCGGTGCGCGAACAGAAAAAGGTCGTCGGCCACGCCGTGCGCGCGATGTATCTCTATTCCGGCATGGCCGACATCGCGACCGAATACAGGGACGACAGCCTGACGGCCGCCCTGGAAACGCTGTGGGACGACCTCACCACGAAGCAGATGTACATTACCGGCGGGATCGGGCCTGCCGCCTCGAACGAGGGCTTCACCGGTTACTACGACCTGCCCAACGACACGGCCTACGCCGAGACCTGCGCTTCGGTCGGCCTTGTCTTCTGGGCGAGCCGCATGCTCGGCCGCGGCCCGAACCGCCGCTATGCCGACATCATGGAGCAGGCACTCTATAACGGCGCGTTGCCCGGTCTTTCCATCGACGGCAAAACCTTCTTCTACGACAACCCGCTCGAAAGCACCGGCAGGCACCACCGATGGAAGTGGCATCATTGCCCCTGCTGCCCGCCCAATATCGCACGGCTCGTGACCTCGATCGGTTCCTATATGTATGCGGTCGCGGAGGACGAGATCGCCGTCCATCTTTACGGCGAAAGCACGGTGCGGCTGAAACTCGCGAGCGGCGCCGAGGTCGAGCTCAGACAAGAGACCAACTATCCCTGGGAGGGGACGATCGCCTTCACGACGAAGCTCGACAGGCCGGCGAAGTTCGCGCTGTCCTTGCGCATACCGGAATGGGCGGCGGCGGCGACGCTCAGCGTCAACGGTACGATGCTCGATCTCTCGCCGCATTTGACCGGCGGCTATGCCCGCATCGAACGCGAATGGTCGGACGGCGACCGCGTGGCGCTTTATCTGCCGCTGGCGCTTCGGCCGCAATATGCCAATCCGAAGGTCCGGCAGGACGCCGGCCGCGTGGCGCTGATGCGCGGTCCGCTCGTCTATTGCGTCGAGACGACGGACAATGGCGAGGACCTGAACGCGATCGTCCTTCCTCGCGAACTGCCGTCTGCCGAGACCGTCGTGCTCGACGATCTGAACGGTGCGGTCGCCATCGACATTTCCGTCGAGCGCGAGGAAACGGAGAACTGGGGCAAGGCGCTTTACAGGGAGGCACCAGCCGGGCGCCGGCCCCACAGGGCCCGCTTCGTGCCCTACCATCTCTGGGATAACCGGGCGCCGGGAGAGATGCTCGTCTGGGTGCGGTCGGACAAATAG